A region of bacterium DNA encodes the following proteins:
- a CDS encoding PD-(D/E)XK nuclease family transposase: MQFLDVKTDFAFKKVFGSKQSKDILINFINSVVKFKDGSIIEDLTI, from the coding sequence ATGCAGTTTTTAGATGTAAAAACAGACTTTGCCTTTAAAAAGGTATTTGGAAGCAAACAATCAAAAGATATACTTATAAACTTTATAAACTCAGTGGTTAAATTCAAAGATGGAAGCATTATTGAAGATTTAACCATAG